The Candidatus Nitrosymbiomonas proteolyticus genome has a segment encoding these proteins:
- a CDS encoding protoheme IX farnesyltransferase, with amino-acid sequence MSLSGGNSTPNPVDPGPKRFARLAWASVLYTIAVIVFGAFVRATHSGDGCGAHWPKCDGVFVPLNPSAEMLIEFTHRVTSGIAGLLSIGLVFLAFRWLPRRHPSRLGAILTFVFMMIEAGIGAILVKQGLVGDNDSVHRAVYMAVHLCNTFLLLAAMVATAFWAKTGATPKFRGQGAAGFGVLLGAAAILLLGVSGAVTALGDTLFPAQTLTEGLTADFSSTAHFLVRLRLLHPLIAVSVGVLVVLVSVALSHSRPRYGAPRYASALVGLFVTQLFVGMMNVILLAPVWMQLVHLAIADALWVAFVLLGLTSLTSEPADLDSGERERPGAKNLGELARAYVALTKPRVISLLLFTTLMAALMANGGWPGWPLFLSVAIGGYLAAGAANAINMFVDRDIDREMARTATRPTVTEVIPPINALYFGFFAAVASFLILWSGANLLAASLAMAGLLFYVFIYTLMLKRRTWHNIVVGGAAGSFPPLVGWAAVTGDLNFFAWVLFALIFVWTPVHFWALAILIKDDYAAAGVPMLPVVRGDRATILQIALYAVLTTLVSALPLLDPRVGPSYLPAALILNAGLLWLCARLYRRPVRREALFLFKYSMVYLALLFATLAIDRTWVG; translated from the coding sequence GTGAGCCTGTCAGGGGGGAATTCGACCCCCAACCCGGTCGACCCCGGACCCAAACGCTTCGCCCGGCTGGCGTGGGCTAGCGTTCTTTACACCATCGCCGTGATCGTGTTCGGCGCGTTCGTTCGGGCCACCCACTCCGGGGATGGTTGCGGCGCCCACTGGCCGAAGTGCGACGGGGTCTTTGTTCCACTCAACCCCTCGGCCGAGATGCTGATCGAGTTCACACACCGCGTCACGAGTGGGATCGCGGGGCTGCTCTCGATCGGTTTGGTCTTCCTTGCCTTTCGATGGCTTCCTCGAAGGCACCCTTCCCGTCTGGGAGCGATCCTCACGTTCGTCTTCATGATGATCGAGGCGGGAATCGGGGCGATCCTCGTCAAGCAAGGGTTGGTGGGCGACAACGACTCCGTTCACCGGGCCGTCTATATGGCGGTTCACCTCTGCAACACGTTCTTGCTGCTGGCGGCAATGGTGGCGACCGCTTTTTGGGCGAAGACGGGCGCGACGCCGAAGTTCCGGGGGCAGGGCGCGGCCGGGTTCGGAGTCCTTCTGGGGGCCGCAGCCATCCTCTTGCTTGGAGTCAGTGGGGCGGTAACTGCTTTGGGGGACACCCTTTTCCCCGCTCAAACGCTCACCGAGGGACTCACGGCCGATTTCTCTTCCACCGCCCATTTCCTTGTGAGGCTGAGGCTGCTCCACCCGCTGATCGCGGTTTCGGTGGGGGTACTGGTGGTCTTGGTCTCGGTCGCGTTGAGCCATTCGCGCCCGAGGTACGGAGCCCCCAGGTACGCGAGCGCGCTGGTGGGCCTTTTCGTCACCCAACTCTTCGTCGGTATGATGAACGTTATCCTGCTGGCGCCGGTTTGGATGCAGTTGGTCCACCTGGCGATCGCCGACGCACTGTGGGTGGCCTTCGTACTGTTGGGACTGACCTCATTGACCTCAGAACCTGCTGACCTCGATAGCGGCGAGCGTGAACGCCCTGGAGCAAAGAACCTCGGGGAGTTGGCGCGCGCCTACGTGGCACTTACGAAGCCGCGCGTCATCAGCCTTCTTCTCTTCACGACATTGATGGCTGCGCTGATGGCGAACGGCGGCTGGCCCGGCTGGCCCTTGTTCCTCTCGGTCGCCATCGGAGGCTACTTGGCCGCCGGCGCGGCGAACGCGATCAATATGTTCGTCGACCGCGACATCGACCGCGAGATGGCACGCACAGCGACCCGGCCCACCGTGACCGAAGTGATCCCGCCGATCAACGCCCTATACTTCGGTTTCTTTGCGGCAGTCGCCTCTTTCTTGATTCTTTGGTCGGGCGCAAACTTGCTGGCGGCCAGCCTTGCCATGGCCGGACTCTTGTTTTACGTGTTCATCTACACGCTCATGCTCAAGCGGCGCACGTGGCACAACATCGTGGTCGGGGGCGCAGCCGGTTCGTTTCCGCCGCTCGTGGGTTGGGCCGCCGTGACGGGTGACCTCAACTTTTTTGCTTGGGTGCTGTTCGCGTTGATCTTCGTTTGGACGCCGGTTCATTTTTGGGCGCTGGCGATTCTGATCAAGGACGACTACGCGGCGGCGGGCGTGCCGATGCTGCCGGTCGTTCGGGGGGATCGCGCCACGATCCTTCAGATTGCCTTGTACGCCGTTCTTACGACCCTTGTGAGCGCGTTGCCGCTCCTCGACCCAAGGGTCGGCCCCAGCTACCTTCCTGCAGCGCTGATCCTGAACGCCGGGCTCCTTTGGCTCTGCGCCAGGCTCTATCGCCGGCCCGTCCGGAGAGAGGCATTGTTTCTTTTTAAGTATTCAATGGTGTACCTGGCGCTGCTGTTCGCAACGTTAGCGATCGATCGAACATGGGTTGGCTGA
- a CDS encoding NADP-dependent saccharopine dehydrogenase: MSAYTSKGRIGYSLLTPRPTKGAFFGFPNMSKVFAVLGAGMQGTALAYDLAKYADPAKVILADVSGAQAQASASRVNGLLGGSKCEAAQVDALDEASLVEFLRGVDVLASCVPYWMHPRIARAAIAAQTSMVDLGGNTEVTLQTLEMDEEAKKAGVTLVPDCGLAPGLVNNLGCYCIEQLDEVESVKLYCGVLPQHPEPPFNYKLTFNVEGLVTEYDYEAVVLRDGKIHKVDTLDELESLHIEELGNMEAFTTSGGTSTAPYTFEGKVKNYEYKTIRFPGHCERMRIFKDFGFWSHERLEIGDCEVKPVEVFYKVFGDKLAQYEDLDMCAVRAVGLGTKDGQPKRIQIDIFDREDEATGFTSMERLTGFSAAIYAEAIAAGDMPPGTLRYETAMSGERFVEQIQRRGIQLKFN; the protein is encoded by the coding sequence ATGTCGGCTTACACATCGAAGGGGCGCATCGGGTACTCTCTCCTCACTCCGCGCCCGACCAAGGGCGCTTTTTTTGGGTTTCCTAACATGAGCAAGGTTTTTGCGGTTCTCGGTGCTGGAATGCAGGGCACGGCCCTCGCTTACGACCTGGCAAAGTACGCCGATCCAGCCAAAGTCATTCTCGCCGACGTGAGCGGCGCCCAGGCGCAAGCGTCCGCATCAAGAGTCAACGGCCTTCTGGGAGGCTCGAAGTGCGAGGCGGCTCAAGTCGACGCCCTCGACGAAGCGAGCCTCGTCGAGTTCCTTCGCGGGGTCGATGTGTTGGCCAGTTGCGTGCCGTATTGGATGCACCCTCGCATCGCCCGTGCCGCGATCGCTGCCCAAACCAGCATGGTTGACCTCGGCGGCAACACCGAAGTCACGCTTCAGACTCTTGAGATGGACGAGGAGGCCAAGAAAGCGGGCGTCACGCTCGTTCCCGACTGCGGCCTCGCTCCGGGCCTCGTGAACAACCTGGGCTGTTACTGCATCGAGCAATTGGACGAGGTGGAGTCGGTCAAGCTCTATTGCGGCGTGCTTCCCCAGCATCCCGAACCTCCCTTCAACTACAAGCTCACGTTCAACGTCGAGGGTCTCGTGACGGAATACGACTACGAAGCGGTCGTGCTGCGCGACGGCAAGATCCACAAGGTCGATACCCTCGATGAACTGGAATCGCTTCACATCGAAGAACTCGGCAACATGGAGGCGTTCACGACCTCGGGAGGCACGAGCACCGCTCCGTACACCTTCGAAGGGAAGGTCAAGAACTACGAGTACAAGACGATCCGGTTCCCAGGGCATTGCGAACGGATGCGCATCTTCAAGGACTTCGGGTTCTGGAGTCACGAGAGGCTTGAGATTGGCGACTGCGAAGTGAAGCCGGTCGAGGTGTTCTACAAGGTCTTTGGCGACAAGCTCGCTCAATATGAGGACCTCGATATGTGCGCCGTCCGTGCCGTCGGCTTGGGAACGAAAGACGGCCAGCCCAAGCGAATCCAAATCGACATTTTCGACCGTGAGGACGAAGCGACTGGGTTCACTTCGATGGAGCGGCTTACTGGGTTTTCAGCGGCCATTTATGCAGAAGCCATCGCCGCCGGGGATATGCCGCCAGGAACGTTGCGGTACGAAACCGCAATGTCGGGCGAGAGGTTCGTCGAGCAGATTCAGCGCCGCGGCATCCAGTTGAAGTTCAACTGA